The DNA window tctctttcttcctgtctTTTTGGTgccctctctttttcctcttccttatccCCTTCTCAGTCTCCTCTCTCCttagttccttttctttttcatcttttcttggcCCTTCTCTCATTCTCCTCTTTTCTCGGTCCTCTCTTTCTCCACttctcttggctctctctctttctcctcgcTTCTTGGCTCCCTCTCCTTCTACTCTTTTCTTGGctcccttctttctcctcttttcttgGCTCCTCTTTTTTTGGCCCATTCTCCTCTTGTCCTTTATTTTTAAAGCCTACAACCAGCAACATTATGGATTATTTATGGTGTATAAAACCGGTTGGTTTGCGGTAATGGGTATAAAGGTGCATGATCGGAgccatctggaaaaaaaaatgatgggaaCCACCGCTGTAGAGGGGTGATTAGAAGGGTCATATGACAAGATTTACATTAAATGCCTATAGCCCtatcagataaaagaaaaaaaatggcttgCCTTTTCCTTCAGAAATGGAGATTGTCATTATCAGACGTCAACTGAGGCCCAGTGGAACATAAACAGGATAAAAAGGGTTGTAATCATGTGACAGGTTTATTAGCAGCAAATACAGAATACCAGAAAAACTGTGTGTCAGAAAGAGCACATGATAGGAGGGGGGAGGTACGAAGGTGGGAGAGGGGTGGAGAATGACGTTTTTATATACCTTTATCTTGCTCGTACGATGACCCGATATCAGATATGATTTGGCGTAATCTTAGTTACTGGAAAAATGCATTTGCAACTGATAAGCATGCAATTAAATTCTTGTCAAGCTTATCAATATGTAATCTTCCACTCCTCCCCCATCGATTGCTAGCACTTCGACTGACTGATACGAAAATTaaagagctgaaaaaaaaaatcacattcgtGATAGTACCGTAACGACGTTGTGGTTtcgttacaataataatattgtccaGGTCCTTACAATCCATAAGCAGTCAGAACCTCACAGGACAAAGTCTTGTGTTTGACCGGTCGTGGAACAGCCAATAACACAAAAGGTAATTGCCTGAAGATACTGCCCcgtcagtttagagagagaggaagacagcTTTTGGTAGGCCCCACCACAGCGGAGGTAAACGACCGAGTCTCCATATAACCGAGGTCCAAAGAAACTTTGGACCTTGCATATAACGACTCGTGAAACAGCCCAACACTCATACAAActgttttacataaaaacaaagaaaaaggactcATGTAGGGAGTGCCAGTTACGCAAACAACCTaagcaaacaataaaaacttGGCTAATTTTTTCGCGGAGTAAGGAAAAACGAAAACACTAAAAGttacttaattttaaaataaaaaggttgaaTAATTTACCGGGCAGAATTACGACAGCAATTACGCAGCTCATGGTATTCCTGTCGTCTACTCACAGGTGG is part of the Macrobrachium rosenbergii isolate ZJJX-2024 chromosome 41, ASM4041242v1, whole genome shotgun sequence genome and encodes:
- the LOC136827233 gene encoding uncharacterized protein — encoded protein: MGQKKRSQEKRRKKGAKKRVEGEGAKKRGERERAKRSGEREDREKRRMREGPRKDEKEKELRREETEKGIRKRKKRGHQKDRKKERGPRIEEEEKGLRKEEKRVGVAKKEEDGRRLRKEKDGRVLGKGMKGGGQEKRDGWS